Below is a window of Bacillota bacterium DNA.
CGCCGCAGCATGGCGTGAAAGAACCCCGCGTACACAGCCGGGTCGGGCTGCTTTGCCTCGTCGAAATCCCGCGGCGCCGAACCCCTGAACGAAAGCCCCACCATGCCGCCGATCTGGGTCAGCGCGAGCTTCGCGCCGGCCTCCCGGGCTGCCTGCCGCAGCCCCTCCGCCAGCCTCCTGGCCAGCGCTTCCAGGCGCTCGTACGTCCCCGGGCGTTGGAGGAGTTGGAGCGTTGCCAGCCCTGCGGCGACCGCGACGGGGTTGCCGGCCAGCGTTCCCGCCTGATAAACCGGCCCTGCCGGCGCCACCATCTCCATCAGCGCCCGCGGCCCGCCGTACGCCCCCACGGGCAGCCCGCCGCCGATGACCTTGCCAAAACACGTCAGGTCGGGCGTGACGCCAAACCGCCCCTGGGCGCCGCTCCAGCCCACCCGGAACCCCGTGATCACCTCGTCGAAGATGAGCAGGGCCCCGTGGCGCCGGGTGATGGCGCGCAGGGCTTCCAGAAAGCCGGGTTGGGGCAGCACGACACCCATGTTGCCGGCTACCGGCTCGACGATGACCGCCGCGATCTCCTGCCCCCACCGGTCGAACACCGCCTCGACGTCCTCCGGGTGGTTGTAGCGGGCGAGGAGCGTCTCCGATGCGGCGCCCGGGCTCACGCCCGGAGCCGCCGGGGCCGAGGGAGCCGCACCGTATTCGTGAGCGGGCCCGCCGCTGCCCGCCGTCCCGTACACCGCCGCCCCGGAACCCGCCTTCACCAGCATCCCGTCCGAGTGCCCGTGGTAGCACCCCTCGAATTTCACCACGTACCGCCGCCCGGTGTACGCCCTGGCGAGCCGCACGGCGCTCATGACCGCCTCCGTGCCGGAGTTGACCAGGCGCACCATCTCCACGGACGGCACGGCCGAAGCGATGAGTTCGGCCAGCTCCACCTCCTGCGTCGTGGGCATGCCGAAACTCGTGCCGTTCGCCGCCGCCTTCCGCAAGGCCTCCACCACCGCGGGGTGAGCGTGGCCCAGGATGATGGCGCCCCACGACTGGACGAGGTCGATGTAGCGGCGCCCGTCGGCCCCGTACACGTACGGCCCCTCGGCCCGCTCCACGAAAACCGGCGTCCCGCCGACCGCCCGGAACGCCCGCACCGGGCTGTTGACCCCGCCCGGCATCACGCGCTGCGCCCGTTCGAACCAGTCCGCCACCGGCGCCGCCCCTCCCCCTTGTGGCCGCTCGGGCCTACTCTCGCAGCCACCTCGCCGCCTCCACAGCGTGGTAGGTGATGATCAGGTCAGCCCCGGCCCGGGCCAGGGCGGTCAGGATCTCCAGAACCACCGCACGCCGGTCGATCCAGCCCCTTGCCGCAGCCGCCTCGACCATGGCGAACTCGCCGCTCACGTTGTAAGCCGCCACCGGAAGTTGCACGGCCTCCCTCACTCGCTTCACCACGTCCAGGTAGGCGAGCGCCGGCTTGACCATGACGATGTCGGCGCCCTGCTGGACGTCGAGGAACACCTCGTGCAGCGCCTCCCGGGCGTTGGGTGGATCCATCTGGTAGGCCCGCCGGTCTCCAAACGCCGGCGCCGAGCCGGCCGCCTCGCGGAACGGCCCGTAGAACGCGGACGCAAACTTCGCAGAGTAGGCCATCACCGCCACGTCCTCGAACCCTTCCGCGTCCAGCGCCCGCCGGATGGCCGCCACCTGGTTGTCCATCATGGCACTCGGCGCGACGATGTCGGCCCCGGCAGCCGCGTGCGAGACGGCCGTGGCGGCGAGGCGTTCGAGGGTGGCATCGTTGTCCACCTCCACGGCGCCGCGGCGTTCCCGCAAGATGCCGCAGTGCCCGTGCTCCGTGTACTCGCACAGGCACACGTCCGTCACCACCACGAGTCCCGGCAGGCGCTCCTTCAGTCGCTGCACGGCCTGCTGCACCACGCCGTTCGGGTCGTCGGCGCCGCTACCCCGGGCGTCCTTGCCCTCCGGGATGCCGAACAGGAGCACCGCGCGAACCCCCGCCTCGAGCGCCTCCGTCGCCGGCTCCTCGACCCGGTCCACCGGCCAGCGGACGACGCCGGGCATGGACTCGACCGGCCGCGGCTCGACCCCCGCCGGCTGCACGAAGATGGGGTAGATGAACTGCTCGCCGGAAAGGCGGGTCTCCCGCACCATCGACCGCAGGGCCAGGGTGCGGCGCAGGCGGCGCGGCCTCGCCGGCCCGGCATCCAGCATAGCCTCCAACCCCTTCACGTCAACGCGCGCCACTGGCACGTGAACCCCCTTCGCCTTCCGCTGCTTTGCGCTTCTGCTGCCAGGCCTGCGCGCAGGCGGCGGCCAGGGCCTCAGCATTGGGAGAGGCAGCCTCGAACACCCGCCAGCCGGCGGCCCGCGCAGCTCCGGCGGTGGTCGGCCCGATGGCAATTGACCACACCTGCGGGCCGGTCAGGCTGCCCGACCACGCCTTCCCCGGGCCCCGTGCCAGAGCCCCCGCTAGGGCCTGAACGGCGCTTGGCGACGCCGCCAGCACGAGGTCGACCTCACCCGCGCAGACCAGCTCTGCCGCCCGCCGGGCCGCCGCCGGGTCGTCCCGGGTGCAGTAGGCCGTCACCCGCTCGGCGGCCGCCCCGCGCCTGGCAAGTTCGGACCCCAGGCCCTATGCGGCGCGGTCGCCCAGGGCCAGGAGCACGCGGCGGCCGGCCAGCGGGCCGGCTCGTTCCAGGGCGTCCGGCACCGCGGCTGCCTGCGCGCGCTCAGGCGTGCAGGCTACCCTCAGCCCTTCCCGCTCCAGCGCCTCACGGGTTGCCGGCCCCACCGCGCACAGGCGCGCGGGCACCTCCCCATGCGGGTGGGGCGGGGCCGGCTCTTGGCGGGCTTCACGGAGGGCCCGGGCGAGAGCCTCGGCGCCGTTGGCGCTGGTCACCACGACCCAGTCGAACTCCCCCGCCCACACCCGCCTCGCCGCCTGCCGCAGGGGCTCCGGGTCGCCGGGCGGATCGATGCGGATGAGCGGCATAAGCACCACGTCGGCCCCGGCCTGCTCCAGGGCCGCGACGGTAGAGCCGGCCTGGTGCGCCGGCCGGGTGATCAGCACCCTACACCCCGCCATCGGCTTCAACTGCAGCGCCCTCCCCGGCCCGTATGCGGTCGAGCAGCTGCTCCGCGAGCGCCTCTCCGGCCCGGCGGGCCTCGTCCACCCACTCGCCGGGCGTCCGGCCGGACAACTCGAGGCGGCAGCGCCCCCGGGCAGCAAGCCACCGGGCCGCGTTCGCCCCGCCGGCCCCCTCGGGAAGCGCCACAAACCCAATGAGTTCAAGCGTCGAACCCTCAAGGCGCGCCCGGGCGCCCACCGGCCAGCGGCACCCCGCCTCCGTACGCGCCATGAACGACCGCTCCGCTGCGGCCTCGGCGCGCACTTCGGCGCGGTCGATGGGAGCCAGCCACTCAAGTACCCGAGTGTCGTCCGCCCGGCACTCGATCGCAAGGATCCCCTGGCCCGGGGCCGGCACCAGTTGATCCGGCTCAAACCACCCGCTCAGCCGGCCGCTCAGCCCCAACCGCGCCAGCCCCGCAGCCGCCAGAGCCAGCGCGTCGTAGAGCCCTTCGTCCAGCCGTCTCAAGCGGGTTTCCACGTTGCCACGGACGGCCAGAGTCCGGATATCGGAGCGGATCAGGCGCAACTGCACCGACCGGCGCAGCGAAGCGGTGCCGATGCGCGCACCGGGCAAGAGCGCGGCAAGCAGCTTCCCGGCAGGCTGCGGCCCGGCATTCCTGACAGGGTCCCCGGGGTCGGCCTGATCGGCGGGCTTGCTCCCCGCCCCGCTGCCGGACGGCATCACGAGCACGTCGCGGGGATCCTCGCGTTCGGGGAAGGCCGCCAGCGTCAGCCCGTCCGGGAGTTTGGTCGGGACGTCCTTCAGGCTGTGAACCGCAAGGTCGCACCGGCGGTCCAGGAGGGTATGCTCCAGTTCCTTCACGAACGCCCCCACGGCCATGTCCGCCGTAGCATCCTCCGTCGCGGGGCGCTGCGCTTCGGCCCACCGGGCGGAGACCTGGTCGCCGCGGGTGCGGATGGGCACTACCTCGACCTCGAGCCCGGTCACGAGGCGGCGGATGCGCTCCAGGACGGCCTGGGTCTGGGCCATCGCCAGCCGGCTGCCCCGGGTTGCGACCCGCAACTTCTCCCTCGCCGCGCTCACCTGGCCGCCTCCGTCCGCTCTCCGGCGGCCGTTTCTTTCAGGTAGAGCGTGGGCAGGTGCATGAGCTTGTCGGTGAGGCGGCGGCTCATGGCCTCCAGCACCTCCCGGGCGCGGGGGCCGGCCTCCCCGTCCAGCCGGCGCAGAGCCCATTCTACCTGCTCGCGCCGGACGGCCTCCGCTTCTTGCCGCATCGCCACAAGCACGGGCGCCGCCCGCCTCTGGCGCAGCCACTCCATGAACGCTGCCGTCTCCTGGCCCACGATGGCCAGCGCCGCCGCCACGTCCTCGGCGCCGCTAACGCCCGGGCGAGATGCGCCGTCGGGCACGATTTCGTCGATGCTGGCCACATGGAGCCCGTGCGGCAGGGGATCGGGCACCTCGACGTCGCGGGGGACGGCCAGGTCCGCCACCCACAGCGGCCTACCGGCGCCGCCGCGCGGCCGCATGGCCTCGACGAGCCACGCGGCCGGGATGACCGTCCCCGGGGCCGTCGTGCAGGAGATGACGAGGTCAGCCCGCACAAGCTCCTCCGGCAGCGCGTCCAGGGCGAACGCCTCTACAGCGAGGTCCCGGCCCCCGCCATCCCGCCAGGCGTTGCGCTGCAGCACCGCCCCGGCTGCCTGCAGGGCGTGCTCGGGCCGCCTGGCGCAGAACGTGATCTGCCGGGCTCCCACAGCGGCCGCCTCCCGGGCCGCCAGCATGGCCATCTCGCCGCTCCCCACGATGAGCACCCGGGCGCGGCCGGCATCCAGCCCCCCGTCCAGCGCCCACCGGACGGCCGCCCTGGCCAGCGACGGGGAGCTTCGCCCGAGCATGGTCTCCGTTCGGACCCGCTTGCCCGCGTGGATGGCCCGCTGGAAGAGCGCCCCCAGCACCCCGCCCGGCGCCCGCACCCGCCTGGCCAGCTCCAGGGC
It encodes the following:
- the hemL gene encoding glutamate-1-semialdehyde 2,1-aminomutase; its protein translation is MPGGVNSPVRAFRAVGGTPVFVERAEGPYVYGADGRRYIDLVQSWGAIILGHAHPAVVEALRKAAANGTSFGMPTTQEVELAELIASAVPSVEMVRLVNSGTEAVMSAVRLARAYTGRRYVVKFEGCYHGHSDGMLVKAGSGAAVYGTAGSGGPAHEYGAAPSAPAAPGVSPGAASETLLARYNHPEDVEAVFDRWGQEIAAVIVEPVAGNMGVVLPQPGFLEALRAITRRHGALLIFDEVITGFRVGWSGAQGRFGVTPDLTCFGKVIGGGLPVGAYGGPRALMEMVAPAGPVYQAGTLAGNPVAVAAGLATLQLLQRPGTYERLEALARRLAEGLRQAAREAGAKLALTQIGGMVGLSFRGSAPRDFDEAKQPDPAVYAGFFHAMLRRGVHLAPAMLEAAFVGLAHEEGVIDQVVQAAREALGQL
- the hemB gene encoding porphobilinogen synthase, translated to MLDAGPARPRRLRRTLALRSMVRETRLSGEQFIYPIFVQPAGVEPRPVESMPGVVRWPVDRVEEPATEALEAGVRAVLLFGIPEGKDARGSGADDPNGVVQQAVQRLKERLPGLVVVTDVCLCEYTEHGHCGILRERRGAVEVDNDATLERLAATAVSHAAAGADIVAPSAMMDNQVAAIRRALDAEGFEDVAVMAYSAKFASAFYGPFREAAGSAPAFGDRRAYQMDPPNAREALHEVFLDVQQGADIVMVKPALAYLDVVKRVREAVQLPVAAYNVSGEFAMVEAAAARGWIDRRAVVLEILTALARAGADLIITYHAVEAARWLRE
- a CDS encoding hydroxymethylbilane synthase, which gives rise to MSAAREKLRVATRGSRLAMAQTQAVLERIRRLVTGLEVEVVPIRTRGDQVSARWAEAQRPATEDATADMAVGAFVKELEHTLLDRRCDLAVHSLKDVPTKLPDGLTLAAFPEREDPRDVLVMPSGSGAGSKPADQADPGDPVRNAGPQPAGKLLAALLPGARIGTASLRRSVQLRLIRSDIRTLAVRGNVETRLRRLDEGLYDALALAAAGLARLGLSGRLSGWFEPDQLVPAPGQGILAIECRADDTRVLEWLAPIDRAEVRAEAAAERSFMARTEAGCRWPVGARARLEGSTLELIGFVALPEGAGGANAARWLAARGRCRLELSGRTPGEWVDEARRAGEALAEQLLDRIRAGEGAAVEADGGV
- the hemA gene encoding glutamyl-tRNA reductase; translated protein: MSGAASRAASAKGAGPVNPAMLGLDYRTAPLDLRERLRLATRADVEEYLRQLLVPAVVLATCHRVEVYVDDPERLRHVADVLAARSGVSTRALEAHGIRRDGEACVRHLLEVAAGLRSAVVGEPQVLGQVKEALELARRVRAPGGVLGALFQRAIHAGKRVRTETMLGRSSPSLARAAVRWALDGGLDAGRARVLIVGSGEMAMLAAREAAAVGARQITFCARRPEHALQAAGAVLQRNAWRDGGGRDLAVEAFALDALPEELVRADLVISCTTAPGTVIPAAWLVEAMRPRGGAGRPLWVADLAVPRDVEVPDPLPHGLHVASIDEIVPDGASRPGVSGAEDVAAALAIVGQETAAFMEWLRQRRAAPVLVAMRQEAEAVRREQVEWALRRLDGEAGPRAREVLEAMSRRLTDKLMHLPTLYLKETAAGERTEAAR